From one Streptomyces sp. N50 genomic stretch:
- a CDS encoding pirin family protein gives MDVRRSTERYPGGDPQAGIESLHAFSFGPHYDPDNLRFGAIIACNEERLAPGAGFDEHPHSHTEIITWVVEGELSHRDSAGHLTRVRPGDVQRLGSGAGVRHVERNDGDSPLTFVQMWLAPLEPGGEPSYGIVHGIADSTPYAVPEAGAMLHVRRLVPGELTAVPDAAHVYVHVVRGEVSLGGEKLGPGDAARITDARDLVAQAATGAELLMWEML, from the coding sequence ATGGACGTACGGCGCTCCACCGAGCGCTACCCAGGGGGTGACCCGCAGGCCGGGATCGAGTCGTTGCATGCTTTTTCCTTCGGGCCGCATTACGACCCGGACAACCTCCGCTTCGGCGCGATCATCGCTTGCAACGAGGAACGGCTCGCTCCCGGTGCCGGGTTCGATGAGCACCCGCACAGCCATACCGAGATCATCACCTGGGTCGTGGAAGGGGAGTTGAGCCACCGGGACTCCGCGGGGCACCTGACGCGGGTCCGGCCCGGTGATGTTCAGCGGCTCGGTTCGGGGGCCGGGGTGCGGCACGTCGAGCGGAACGACGGCGACTCGCCCCTGACCTTCGTGCAGATGTGGCTCGCCCCGCTGGAGCCGGGCGGCGAACCGTCGTACGGGATCGTGCACGGCATCGCCGACTCCACGCCGTACGCGGTGCCGGAGGCAGGGGCCATGCTGCACGTCCGGCGGCTCGTCCCCGGTGAGTTGACCGCCGTACCGGATGCCGCGCATGTGTATGTGCATGTGGTGCGGGGTGAAGTGAGCCTGGGCGGGGAGAAGTTGGGGCCGGGGGATGCGGCTCGGATCACGGACGCGCGGGATCTGGTGGCCCAAGCGGCCACCGGGGCCGAGCTGTTGATGTGGGAGATGCTCTAG
- a CDS encoding alpha/beta hydrolase: MTSFDSSPTLNAWRALAALAVVFVMLATTGWTAVRSHPGKTALQTSLSAWEHGHINGRELPDPDASPTRLARFFASLTAQQRTRLAHRYPLAVGNMNGAPVSLRYRANRVALDQQRKVEKKRMHDNRLTPLGQQDAGRLMHRFEALMTEGRHILAFDPEGSGRIAEVFGDLDTAQRVSVIVPGVDTDLLTFQKTNKDYSAPVGMAQNLYAAENTAKSATDTTGVRTAVIAWADYTSPGGLGIDSATAGRAEAGAVRLNALVRALPGTSQVALFCHSYGSVVCGVAAHELPARVTDIAVAGSPGMRTSSAAHLHTRARVWAMRDANDWIQDVPYMELGGLGHGEDPVSNAFGARVLSAKDAEGHTGYFAAGTDSLTNFADIGVGAYRSVTCAHEGDTCREGLSGASAAGRA, encoded by the coding sequence GTGACTTCCTTCGACTCCTCCCCCACGCTGAACGCCTGGCGCGCACTGGCCGCGCTGGCCGTGGTGTTCGTGATGCTGGCGACCACCGGTTGGACCGCGGTCCGCAGCCACCCCGGGAAAACGGCGCTCCAGACCTCCCTCTCCGCGTGGGAGCACGGCCACATCAACGGGCGCGAGCTGCCCGACCCGGACGCCTCCCCGACCCGGCTGGCCCGGTTCTTCGCCTCGCTCACCGCGCAGCAGCGGACGCGCCTCGCGCACCGCTACCCGCTCGCGGTCGGCAACATGAACGGCGCCCCGGTCTCGCTGCGCTACCGCGCCAACCGCGTCGCCCTCGACCAGCAGCGCAAGGTCGAGAAGAAGCGCATGCACGACAACCGCCTCACGCCACTGGGCCAGCAGGACGCGGGCCGCCTCATGCACCGCTTCGAGGCGCTGATGACCGAGGGCCGCCACATCCTGGCCTTCGACCCCGAGGGTTCGGGCCGCATCGCCGAGGTCTTCGGCGACCTGGACACCGCGCAGCGCGTCTCGGTCATCGTCCCCGGCGTCGACACCGACCTGCTCACGTTCCAGAAGACGAACAAGGACTACTCGGCACCGGTCGGCATGGCGCAGAACCTGTACGCGGCCGAGAACACGGCGAAGTCCGCGACGGACACGACAGGCGTGCGTACGGCGGTCATCGCCTGGGCCGACTACACCTCCCCCGGCGGCCTCGGCATCGACTCGGCCACCGCGGGACGCGCCGAGGCGGGCGCCGTACGGCTGAACGCGCTGGTGCGGGCGCTGCCCGGGACCTCGCAGGTCGCCCTGTTCTGCCACAGCTACGGCTCGGTGGTGTGCGGGGTCGCCGCGCACGAACTACCGGCGCGGGTGACCGACATCGCGGTGGCGGGCAGCCCCGGTATGCGCACCTCCAGCGCCGCCCACCTGCACACACGTGCCCGGGTGTGGGCGATGCGGGACGCGAACGACTGGATCCAGGACGTGCCGTACATGGAGCTCGGCGGCCTCGGGCACGGCGAGGACCCGGTGTCGAACGCGTTCGGCGCGCGCGTGCTGTCCGCGAAGGACGCGGAGGGCCACACCGGTTACTTCGCGGCGGGCACCGACAGCCTCACCAACTTCGCCGACATCGGGGTTGGCGCGTACCGCTCGGTGACGTGCGCGCACGAAGGTGACACCTGCCGAGAGGGTTTGTCCGGCGCCTCGGCGGCCGGACGCGCGTAG
- a CDS encoding serine hydrolase domain-containing protein, with protein MSLQSLTLIENWPVPTAAAGAVRADGTVLGTHGPAGHRFPLASVTKPLAAYAALVAYEEGAIELDEPAGPPGSTVRHLLAHTSGLAFDEHRVTAPPGQRRLYSNAGFEQLGDHLAKATEIPFAEYLHQAVLAPLGMTSTTLEGANSPAKDGVSTVEDLLRFAAELQSSRLLDPRTVAEAMTVQYPGTKGVLPGYGHQNPNDWGLGFEIRDSKSPHWTGSSSSPRTFGHFGQSGTFLWIDPAAGVGCVALADRAFGPWAVEAWPPFTDAVLAEL; from the coding sequence ATGTCCTTGCAGAGCCTCACGCTGATCGAGAACTGGCCGGTACCGACCGCTGCGGCCGGTGCCGTACGAGCCGACGGGACCGTCCTCGGGACCCACGGCCCGGCCGGCCACCGCTTCCCGCTCGCGTCGGTCACCAAGCCGCTCGCGGCGTACGCCGCCCTCGTCGCGTACGAGGAGGGCGCGATCGAGCTGGACGAACCGGCGGGCCCGCCCGGCTCCACGGTCCGCCATCTCCTCGCCCACACCTCGGGGCTGGCCTTCGACGAACACCGCGTGACGGCTCCGCCGGGACAGCGGCGCCTGTACTCGAACGCGGGCTTCGAGCAGCTCGGCGACCACCTCGCGAAGGCGACGGAGATCCCGTTCGCGGAGTATCTGCACCAGGCGGTCCTCGCTCCCCTGGGCATGACGTCGACGACGCTGGAAGGCGCCAACTCCCCGGCGAAGGACGGCGTTTCGACGGTCGAGGACCTCCTCCGCTTCGCCGCCGAACTCCAGTCCTCCCGCCTCCTCGACCCCCGCACGGTCGCCGAGGCGATGACGGTCCAGTACCCCGGCACGAAGGGCGTCCTCCCGGGCTACGGCCACCAGAACCCCAACGACTGGGGCCTCGGCTTCGAGATCCGCGACTCCAAGTCCCCGCACTGGACGGGCAGTTCGTCCTCGCCCCGCACGTTCGGGCACTTCGGTCAGTCCGGTACGTTCCTGTGGATCGACCCGGCGGCGGGCGTGGGCTGCGTGGCCCTGGCGGACCGGGCGTTCGGGCCGTGGGCGGTGGAGGCGTGGCCGCCGTTCACGGACGCGGTGCTCGCGGAGCTCTAG
- a CDS encoding DUF4190 domain-containing protein, whose product MTGFGNGTRRNPRSRGRMGSGSGPDRATLAIIGLVCAIAGFFLAGNLGIVLGPIAVICGWLAMGRRWTGSRRVMALVALVLGAIDTLAAVLWTFF is encoded by the coding sequence ATGACGGGCTTCGGCAACGGAACGCGCAGGAACCCCCGCTCGCGTGGCCGCATGGGGTCAGGGAGCGGGCCGGACCGCGCGACGCTCGCCATCATCGGCCTGGTCTGCGCGATCGCGGGCTTCTTCCTGGCGGGGAACCTGGGGATCGTCCTCGGCCCGATCGCGGTGATCTGCGGCTGGCTGGCCATGGGCCGCAGATGGACGGGCTCCCGCCGGGTGATGGCGTTGGTGGCCCTGGTCCTGGGCGCGATCGACACGCTGGCGGCGGTGCTGTGGACGTTCTTCTGA
- a CDS encoding potassium channel family protein, whose product MNEPSAQARWEQRTQRPLLALAVGFAVAYAVPIVDSTAGHRLTTVCTVVEWVVWGAFAADYLMRLAMSRDRRRFVRTHWMDLCAVVLPILQPLRLLRMVSTLILVGRRARMASQIQLTTYVAGAVIGLLMFGSLAVLSVERDSPNGNIRTLGDAVWWSFTTMTTVGYGDHAPTTGLGRMIAVGLMLSGIALLGVVTANIATWFIARFEKDDVEERRQTLAIEALAEEVRGLRAEVAALSGVRGMSLGRGWWSAPGQGGWPSPRRGWWLAPRQGR is encoded by the coding sequence ATGAACGAACCATCGGCACAAGCTCGTTGGGAGCAGCGGACTCAGCGGCCGCTGCTGGCGCTCGCGGTCGGGTTTGCCGTGGCCTATGCCGTGCCGATCGTGGACTCGACCGCCGGGCACCGGCTGACGACGGTGTGCACGGTGGTCGAGTGGGTGGTGTGGGGGGCGTTCGCCGCCGACTATCTGATGCGGCTGGCGATGTCACGGGACCGGCGGCGGTTCGTGCGGACGCACTGGATGGACCTGTGCGCGGTCGTGCTGCCGATACTTCAGCCGCTACGGCTCCTGCGCATGGTGTCCACGCTGATACTCGTCGGACGCCGGGCCCGGATGGCCTCGCAGATCCAGCTGACGACGTATGTCGCCGGCGCGGTGATCGGGCTGCTGATGTTCGGTTCGCTGGCGGTCCTGTCCGTCGAACGCGACTCGCCCAACGGGAACATCCGGACGCTGGGTGACGCCGTGTGGTGGTCCTTCACCACGATGACGACGGTGGGGTACGGGGACCACGCCCCGACCACCGGGCTCGGCCGGATGATCGCCGTCGGCCTGATGCTCTCCGGGATCGCGCTGCTCGGTGTCGTCACCGCGAACATCGCCACGTGGTTCATCGCCCGCTTCGAGAAGGACGACGTGGAGGAGCGGCGCCAGACCCTGGCGATCGAGGCGCTGGCGGAGGAGGTGCGGGGGTTGCGGGCGGAGGTGGCGGCGTTGTCGGGGGTGCGGGGGATGTCTCTGGGGCGGGGGTGGTGGTCGGCTCCGGGGCAGGGGGGATGGCCGTCTCCGAGACGGGGGTGGTGGCTGGCTCCGAGGCAGGGGCGGTGA
- a CDS encoding DUF4429 domain-containing protein: MSRMGDVLAGFHAAWEFESDSVVIRYERGIRTPKLFQALGERRIPFEAIEAVTLAPGRRGTVVLRAVPRPGADPLMEAAAGQLKESCDPYRLVLPAERETLAEYYADELRARLKPEGPAERFLVAAPEVPLRFKAYDGKASFDGKTVSFRWFWTGASSAKWKAGDQSFAIADLNGVEWRSPEVFEGHLRLLRGAESLLPVDQDPAAVVFGLGYGPVHESLPFAGAVLAAVRSARPSVVVPAARRDPADIAERIRHLGELHQAGLVTDDEFAVKKAELLAEL, translated from the coding sequence ATGAGCCGCATGGGTGACGTACTGGCCGGATTTCATGCCGCCTGGGAGTTCGAGTCCGACTCCGTGGTCATCCGTTACGAACGCGGAATTCGAACACCCAAGCTATTCCAGGCGCTCGGTGAACGCCGGATCCCCTTCGAGGCGATCGAGGCGGTGACCCTCGCGCCCGGCCGGCGCGGCACGGTCGTGCTCCGCGCGGTGCCCCGGCCCGGCGCGGATCCGCTGATGGAGGCGGCCGCGGGGCAGCTGAAGGAGAGCTGCGATCCCTACCGGCTGGTGCTGCCCGCCGAGCGCGAGACGCTCGCCGAGTACTACGCCGACGAGTTGCGTGCGCGGCTGAAGCCGGAGGGCCCTGCCGAGCGGTTCCTGGTGGCCGCGCCCGAGGTGCCGTTGCGGTTCAAGGCGTACGACGGGAAGGCGTCCTTCGACGGGAAGACGGTGTCGTTCCGGTGGTTCTGGACGGGGGCGTCGTCGGCGAAGTGGAAGGCCGGCGACCAGAGCTTCGCGATCGCCGACCTGAATGGTGTCGAGTGGCGGTCGCCCGAAGTCTTTGAGGGGCATCTACGGCTGTTGCGCGGGGCCGAGTCGCTGCTGCCTGTCGATCAGGATCCGGCGGCCGTGGTGTTCGGGCTGGGGTATGGGCCTGTGCATGAGTCGTTGCCGTTCGCGGGGGCTGTGCTTGCGGCGGTTCGCTCCGCGCGGCCCAGCGTTGTGGTGCCGGCCGCGCGTCGCGACCCTGCGGATATCGCTGAGCGGATTCGTCACCTCGGGGAGTTGCATCAGGCGGGGCTGGTGACGGATGACGAATTCGCCGTGAAGAAGGCTGAGTTGTTGGCGGAGTTGTAG
- a CDS encoding MFS transporter produces the protein MTSQTTISATGPGDKAPAAPSDPTPSTGLRGHPWFTLITVAVGVMMVALDGTIVAIANPAIQKDLGASFADVQWITNGYFLALAVSLITAGKLGDRFGHRQTFLIGVSGFALASGAIGLSHSIAFVVTFRVLQGLFGALLMPAALGLLRATFPAEKLNMAIGLWGMVIGASTAGGPILGGVLVEHVNWQSVFFINVPVGAIALVLGLLILRDHRAENAPRSFDILGIVLLSGAMFCLVWALIKAPTWGWGSGTTWTFLAVSVLGFALFAFWEQKVAEPLIPLGLFRSVPLSAGVVLMVLMAIAFMGGLFFVTFYLQNVHGMSPIDAGLHLLPLTGMMIVGSPLAGAAITKLGPRIPLAGGMAATAIAMYGMSTLTSNTGSGVMSIWFALLGFGLAPVMVGATEVIVGNAPMELSGVAGGLQQAAMQIGGSLGTAVLGAVMASRVDSDLAGNWTDAGLPKLTQPQLDAAAEAVQVGVAPIAPNTPETIAAKITQVAHDTFISGMSLACLVAAGVAVVAVFVALLTKRGENAEAGAGAAHI, from the coding sequence ATGACTAGTCAGACCACCATCAGCGCGACGGGGCCGGGGGACAAGGCACCAGCCGCCCCGTCCGACCCGACGCCGTCCACGGGGCTGCGCGGCCACCCGTGGTTCACCCTCATAACCGTCGCCGTCGGCGTCATGATGGTGGCCCTCGACGGCACCATCGTCGCCATCGCCAACCCGGCCATCCAGAAGGACCTCGGCGCCAGCTTCGCCGACGTCCAGTGGATCACCAACGGCTACTTCCTCGCCCTCGCGGTCTCCCTCATCACCGCCGGCAAGCTCGGTGACCGCTTCGGCCACCGCCAGACCTTCCTGATCGGCGTGAGCGGCTTCGCCCTCGCGTCCGGCGCGATCGGGCTCTCGCACAGCATCGCGTTCGTCGTCACGTTCCGCGTGCTCCAGGGGCTGTTCGGGGCGCTGCTGATGCCGGCCGCGCTCGGCCTGCTGCGGGCCACCTTCCCGGCCGAGAAGCTCAACATGGCGATCGGCCTGTGGGGCATGGTCATCGGCGCCTCCACCGCGGGCGGCCCGATCCTCGGCGGGGTGCTCGTCGAGCACGTCAACTGGCAGTCGGTGTTCTTCATCAACGTGCCGGTCGGCGCCATCGCGCTGGTCCTAGGCCTGCTGATCCTCCGGGACCACCGAGCCGAGAACGCCCCCCGCTCCTTCGACATCCTCGGCATCGTGCTGCTCTCCGGCGCGATGTTCTGCCTCGTCTGGGCCCTCATCAAGGCGCCGACCTGGGGCTGGGGCTCCGGCACGACCTGGACGTTCCTCGCCGTGTCGGTGCTGGGCTTCGCGCTGTTCGCGTTCTGGGAGCAGAAGGTCGCGGAACCTCTCATCCCCCTGGGCCTGTTCCGCTCGGTCCCGCTGTCCGCGGGCGTCGTGCTGATGGTCCTGATGGCGATCGCCTTCATGGGCGGCCTGTTCTTCGTGACGTTCTACTTGCAGAACGTGCACGGTATGAGCCCGATCGACGCCGGTCTCCACCTTCTCCCGCTCACCGGGATGATGATCGTCGGCTCCCCGCTCGCCGGCGCCGCGATCACCAAGCTCGGCCCGCGCATCCCGCTGGCGGGAGGCATGGCGGCGACCGCGATCGCGATGTACGGCATGTCCACCCTCACCTCGAACACCGGCAGCGGCGTCATGTCGATCTGGTTCGCCCTGCTGGGCTTCGGCCTCGCCCCGGTGATGGTCGGCGCGACCGAGGTCATCGTGGGCAACGCGCCCATGGAGCTGTCCGGTGTCGCCGGCGGTCTCCAGCAGGCCGCGATGCAGATCGGCGGCAGCCTCGGTACGGCCGTCCTCGGAGCCGTGATGGCATCCCGCGTCGACAGCGACCTCGCCGGCAACTGGACGGACGCGGGCCTGCCCAAGCTCACCCAGCCCCAACTGGACGCGGCCGCCGAGGCGGTCCAGGTCGGCGTGGCCCCGATCGCCCCGAACACCCCGGAGACGATCGCCGCGAAGATCACGCAGGTCGCCCACGACACGTTCATCTCCGGCATGAGCCTGGCCTGCCTCGTCGCGGCCGGCGTAGCGGTGGTAGCAGTCTTCGTGGCACTCCTGACCAAGCGCGGCGAGAACGCGGAGGCGGGCGCGGGCGCGGCCCACATCTAA
- a CDS encoding MerR family transcriptional regulator yields MTVMETTGTSTDSCAGPPQAERRPDGEDSYTISEVVAFTGLTAHTLRWYERIGLMPHIDRSHTGQRRYSNRDLDWLDLVGKLRLTGMPVADMVRYAELMREGEHTYGARFELLESTRRDVIARIAELQDTLAVLDRKINFYAKAGLAYEQEKAG; encoded by the coding sequence ATGACGGTGATGGAGACCACGGGTACCAGTACCGACAGCTGCGCGGGCCCGCCGCAGGCCGAGCGGCGTCCGGACGGCGAGGACAGCTACACGATCAGCGAGGTCGTCGCCTTCACCGGCCTGACGGCACACACCCTGCGCTGGTACGAGCGCATCGGCCTGATGCCGCACATCGACCGCTCGCACACCGGCCAGCGCCGCTACAGCAACCGCGACCTCGACTGGCTCGACCTCGTCGGCAAGCTCCGCCTGACCGGGATGCCGGTCGCCGACATGGTCCGCTACGCCGAGCTGATGCGCGAGGGCGAGCACACCTACGGCGCCCGCTTCGAACTCCTGGAATCGACCCGCAGGGACGTCATCGCCAGGATCGCCGAACTGCAGGACACCCTGGCCGTCCTCGACCGGAAGATCAACTTCTACGCCAAGGCCGGCCTCGCCTACGAACAGGAGAAGGCAGGATGA
- a CDS encoding GNAT family N-acetyltransferase, whose protein sequence is MSLVRRAAPDDAAELLRLRQVMIDALPDSDPGTDWHAESLPTLRERLASDEDFGAFVVDHPERPGSLAALVVGTVDYRIGKAGNPHGKAGFVFSVATDPDARRRGYARACMDELLQWFRERGAGQVLLTASPDAEPLYASLGFTRKPDPMMGLML, encoded by the coding sequence ATGAGTCTCGTACGACGGGCAGCCCCCGATGACGCCGCCGAACTGCTGCGACTGCGCCAGGTGATGATCGACGCGCTGCCCGATTCGGACCCGGGCACGGACTGGCACGCGGAGTCGCTGCCGACGCTGCGGGAGCGGCTGGCGTCGGACGAGGACTTCGGGGCGTTCGTCGTGGACCATCCCGAGCGGCCGGGGTCCCTGGCGGCCCTGGTCGTCGGCACGGTGGACTACCGGATCGGGAAGGCGGGGAACCCGCACGGGAAGGCCGGGTTCGTCTTCAGTGTGGCCACCGACCCGGACGCGCGGCGCCGGGGGTACGCGCGCGCGTGCATGGACGAACTGCTCCAGTGGTTCCGCGAGCGCGGCGCGGGCCAGGTCCTCCTCACCGCCTCCCCCGACGCCGAGCCGCTCTACGCCTCCCTCGGCTTCACCCGCAAGCCCGACCCCATGATGGGGCTCATGCTCTGA
- a CDS encoding TetR family transcriptional regulator produces METLRERKKARTRDALLRAALELFTAKGYERTTVDEITEAVDVSQRTFFRYFAGKEEAAFFVPRLTERHFVTAVRARPPHEAPLEALRRAVLESWDTINEAIQQVVPLDLHMRTYRVIESTPALLAAHLRRSQELEEELAQIIARREGLDVDADPRPRVVVAVFSGVMRVVERMWIAGDDLSIEAMRELTAGYLDGVGPALAGNWRTSRTG; encoded by the coding sequence ATGGAGACGTTGCGCGAGCGCAAGAAGGCGCGTACGCGGGACGCGCTGCTGCGTGCCGCCCTGGAGCTGTTCACGGCCAAGGGGTACGAGCGGACCACGGTCGACGAGATCACCGAGGCCGTCGACGTCTCGCAGCGCACCTTCTTCCGCTACTTCGCGGGCAAGGAGGAGGCCGCGTTCTTCGTGCCCCGGCTCACGGAGAGGCACTTCGTCACGGCCGTCCGCGCCCGCCCGCCGCACGAGGCCCCGCTGGAGGCGCTGCGCCGGGCCGTGCTGGAGAGCTGGGACACCATCAACGAGGCGATCCAGCAGGTCGTACCGCTGGACCTGCACATGCGCACCTACCGCGTGATCGAGTCGACGCCCGCGCTGCTCGCCGCCCATCTGCGGCGCTCGCAGGAGCTGGAGGAGGAGCTGGCGCAGATCATCGCCCGGCGCGAAGGGCTCGACGTGGACGCGGACCCCCGGCCGCGCGTGGTCGTGGCCGTGTTCAGCGGGGTGATGCGGGTGGTGGAGCGGATGTGGATCGCGGGCGACGACCTCAGCATCGAGGCGATGCGCGAGCTGACCGCCGGCTACCTGGACGGGGTGGGACCCGCGCTCGCCGGGAACTGGCGCACGAGCCGCACGGGATGA
- a CDS encoding aldo/keto reductase gives MTDTTIPTARLGAAGPEVGVQGLGCMGMSFAYGPSDAKQSQAALDRAFDLGVTLYDTADAYGVGENERFLSPFFKAHRDQLVIATKFALSIPPGEPTRRVIRNDRPYIRQAVEASLKRLDIDVIDLYYMHRRDPAVPIEDTVGAMAELVAEGKVKHLGLSEVTGAELRAAHAVHPIAAVQSEWSLFSRDVEISLVGAAADLGAAVVPYSPLGRGFLTGSFSNADQDLTEGDYRRTQPRFTGENAAANATLLDPVRTVAKAHDASLGQIALAWVQQRAQVHGLPVIPIPGTTKPGRVEENTAATRIILTDEDLSLLEPIAGKVAGDRYADMSFASSSRE, from the coding sequence ATGACCGACACCACGATCCCGACCGCACGGCTCGGCGCGGCCGGCCCCGAGGTCGGCGTCCAGGGCCTCGGCTGCATGGGCATGAGCTTCGCCTACGGCCCCTCGGACGCGAAGCAGTCGCAGGCCGCCCTGGACCGCGCGTTCGACCTGGGCGTGACCCTCTACGACACGGCGGACGCGTACGGCGTCGGCGAGAACGAGCGGTTCCTGTCGCCGTTCTTCAAGGCGCACCGCGACCAGCTCGTCATCGCCACCAAGTTCGCCCTGTCGATCCCGCCCGGCGAGCCCACCCGGCGCGTGATCCGCAACGACCGCCCCTACATCCGCCAGGCGGTCGAGGCGAGCCTGAAGCGCCTCGACATCGACGTCATCGACCTCTACTACATGCACCGCCGCGACCCGGCCGTCCCGATCGAGGACACCGTCGGCGCGATGGCGGAACTGGTGGCCGAGGGCAAGGTGAAGCACCTCGGCCTGAGCGAGGTCACGGGCGCGGAGCTGCGGGCGGCGCACGCCGTCCACCCCATCGCCGCCGTCCAGTCGGAGTGGTCCCTCTTCAGCCGCGACGTCGAGATCAGCCTGGTGGGCGCGGCCGCCGACCTGGGCGCGGCGGTCGTACCGTACTCACCGCTCGGCCGAGGCTTCCTCACGGGTTCGTTCTCGAACGCCGACCAGGACCTGACGGAGGGCGACTACCGCCGCACCCAGCCCCGCTTCACCGGTGAGAACGCGGCCGCCAACGCCACCCTCCTGGACCCGGTCCGCACGGTCGCCAAGGCCCACGACGCCTCCCTGGGCCAGATCGCCCTGGCCTGGGTCCAACAGCGTGCCCAGGTCCACGGCCTCCCGGTGATCCCCATCCCGGGCACGACCAAGCCCGGCCGGGTGGAGGAGAACACAGCGGCAACAAGGATCATCCTCACGGATGAGGACCTGTCCCTCCTGGAGCCGATCGCCGGGAAGGTGGCGGGCGACCGCTACGCGGACATGTCCTTCGCCTCGTCCAGCAGGGAGTAG
- the fasR gene encoding fatty acid biosynthesis transcriptional regulator FasR, producing the protein MPEPETSRPAGPAPRAHSHPATLKRLEQSSGSLAAQAIARMDETLPWYRAMPPENRSWIGLVAQAGIAAFTEWFRHPDAPQAISTDVFGTAPRELTRAITLRQTVEMVRTTIEVMESAIDEVAAPGDESVLREALLVYAREIAFATAQVYAQAAEARGAWDARLESLVVNAVLSGEADEGAVSRAAALGWNSPEHVCVVLGTAPDGDSELTVEAIRRAARHAKLQVLTGVLGDRLVVIAGGSDNPLAVAKSLIGPYAAGPVVAGPIVPDLLAATRSAQAAAAGLKACSAWQDAPRPVLADDLLPERAMAGDPSARDQLVEEIYRPLEEAGSALLETLSVYLEQASSLEGAARMLFVHPNTVRYRLRRVTDVTGWSPSDVRSAFTLRIALILGRLADGDPQN; encoded by the coding sequence GTGCCCGAACCCGAAACCAGCAGACCCGCAGGCCCCGCACCCCGTGCCCACTCGCACCCGGCGACTCTGAAGCGGCTGGAGCAGTCGTCCGGGAGTCTCGCCGCCCAGGCCATCGCGCGCATGGACGAGACGCTGCCGTGGTACCGGGCGATGCCACCGGAGAACCGTTCCTGGATCGGGCTGGTCGCGCAGGCCGGTATCGCCGCGTTCACCGAGTGGTTCCGGCATCCGGACGCGCCGCAGGCCATCTCCACCGACGTGTTCGGGACCGCTCCCCGTGAACTGACCCGCGCTATTACCCTCCGGCAGACCGTCGAGATGGTGCGGACGACCATCGAGGTCATGGAGTCCGCCATCGACGAAGTCGCCGCCCCCGGCGACGAGTCCGTACTCCGCGAGGCGCTCCTCGTCTACGCCCGGGAGATCGCCTTCGCCACCGCCCAGGTGTATGCGCAGGCCGCCGAGGCCCGCGGCGCGTGGGACGCCCGGCTGGAATCGCTCGTCGTGAACGCCGTGCTGAGCGGGGAGGCCGACGAGGGGGCCGTGTCCCGGGCCGCCGCGCTCGGGTGGAACTCGCCCGAGCACGTCTGCGTCGTCCTCGGCACCGCGCCCGACGGCGACAGTGAGCTGACCGTGGAAGCGATTCGCCGCGCCGCCCGGCACGCCAAGCTCCAGGTGCTCACCGGCGTGCTCGGCGACCGGCTCGTCGTCATCGCCGGCGGGAGCGACAACCCGCTCGCCGTCGCCAAGTCGCTGATCGGGCCGTATGCCGCCGGGCCGGTCGTCGCCGGCCCCATCGTGCCCGACCTGCTCGCCGCCACCCGCTCCGCGCAGGCCGCCGCCGCCGGGCTCAAGGCGTGCTCCGCCTGGCAGGACGCCCCGCGCCCGGTACTGGCGGACGACCTGCTTCCGGAACGCGCGATGGCCGGTGACCCCAGCGCCCGGGACCAGTTGGTGGAGGAGATCTACAGACCGCTGGAGGAGGCCGGGTCCGCGCTCCTGGAGACGCTCAGTGTCTATCTGGAGCAGGCGAGTAGCCTCGAAGGTGCCGCGCGGATGCTGTTCGTCCATCCCAACACCGTGCGCTACCGGCTTCGACGTGTGACTGACGTCACCGGCTGGTCGCCGTCGGATGTACGCTCCGCGTTCACGCTGCGGATCGCGCTGATCCTGGGGCGTCTGGCCGATGGAGATCCCCAGAACTAG